Below is a window of Edaphobacter dinghuensis DNA.
TCGACTATCTGGTGAATAGTTACTGTTCTCATCCGCTTCTTCGCACAGCAATTCTGTGTGATATAAAAAAATCACATTCTCCAACTGCTTGTTTCCGCATCTACGTAGAGCAACGGGACAGCATTATGCTATTTCTGCCTTAGTTTTCTCCTTACTGAACTACTCGACCCCATCGAATAGTTCCTGGGCAGTTATGGCTATATTTTTTGATCGATCTGTAATTCTTCTTGTACTCAACAGGGCTCCTAGAGGCAGTGTGCAGCGAACTTACACACGGCTTCGGACCCTATTCGGGCAATTACCGCTTATATCTCGCATATACTGCGTTCGCCATATGACCCAAAAGAGGTATTTGCACCTCGAACGTGGAATACCCCTACGCCCCTGTGGGATGTAAAGCTAAGAGAGTTACTACCTAAATTTGGATTGTTGCTGCTAGTTATTCTCCCATCTGTAATGGAAACCGTTCTTATTAGTGAAGAGCACATTGAAATTTCGATCTCCTTTTTATTCAGGACAAGGTGCTATAGCGTGGAACTCTTTTCTATGGGAATGCTTCTGCAGTCTCGGGTGTGTTTCTCTCGAAGATCCCATGACCTCAATAGAATTCTCCGCTACACGTGCAAGGCGGGCGGCCAGAATTCAATGAACCTCATAGCACCCGTGGTGATTTAATGAAGAAAATTTTGCTTTCCCTTTTTCTTGTTCTTAGCTGTGTCTCGGCACATGCGAAAACATGGTATATCCGCACCGATGGTGGCACGGCCACACAGTGCACAGGTCTTGTAAACGCTGCGTATTCCGGATCAGGTACTGCACAGCCATGTGCTTATAACCACCCTTTTTACCTCGTTACAAATAACGTCGATACAACCCCCTTCGCCTGGAAAATTGCCGGAGGGGATACAGTCCAATTCGAAGATGTTGGCCCTTACTACATTGGACAAGGATTCAATGGTCTCGGGCAATCGTGGCTGGCTTGCGCCTCGGACAACCTTGATTGCGTGCTTCCTAACCTTCCGGCAGGTACTGCGGGTAATCCAACCAGGTTTCTGGGAAAGAACGCAGGGAGTTGTCATACCGCTGGTCATACAGGAACTTTAAATCCGACACAATGGATAGGACTCAATGGCGACTTCTGGATGCTAAGTATTCAGAACACATCTTATGTTGATGTTGAATGCTTTGACTTCACACAGCCTGATCAATGCTCAATGGGCGGTACTGGTTTTCTTCCGGCCGATCAGGTGTGCTCGAACGGCGTCAATAACTATGTGAAACACGGTTTGATGCTGAGCTATCTGACTGGGCAGGGTCCTTCTAACTCAACCGTATCTGACCTTTCGATTCACGGACTTTCGAACGAGGCAGTCAGCGGCGGCAAAATGAATCAATCAGCCAGTGATGTGATGAACTTATCGGATATCTACATCTACGGTAATGGCGGAGCCGGATTCGATTCAGATGCAGGTAACTGCGGAAATTCGTGTGAGTCGGTAGGCACGGTGAATATCAATCATTGGATCGTTAACTGGAACGGTTGCGTTGAAGTGAAGCCCAACGGCGGCACGATCGGAGGCAATGGTTACACCGACTGTACGGACCAGTCTCATTCAGGATACGGCGATGGTTTCACCATGATTGCTGAAGGTAACAGCACCTGGAATGTCTCCGATATCTCCGTCAATTGGAATACGCAGGATGGGTTTGATGGCCTTCACATGGGAGACGATCCAACAACAAATCCGGTGGTCAATATTACTCGGCTGAGCGCGCAGGGTAATATGGGCCAACAACTGAAGACGGGCGGATCGATCAAGCTCACGAACAGTTGGTTCAACGGAAATTGCCGTCGACTTTCCACTCCATTTGCACCGAATCCGAATGGGTATAACGCTCAATTGGGAGACTTCTGCCGAGCAGGTCCAATCTCTATAGCTATTCAGCTTTTAGACGGCCGTTCTTCGACGATCGAGAATAATACGTCGGTTGGATACAGCCAGACTATGTGGGCTTTCTTATGTGTCGAAGGGCAGACATGCAGTACCGCAACCCAGGTTGTATTCCTCAATAATTTGAACTTTGGGATTAATGATCCGGACTCAGGAGATAACCCTGTTCCGGCCGGTATGTACTTCGGCGAGTCGCCGTTTGCGGTAACCGATCCGTTTGCGAATCAGGGAAGCTCGATCTCTCATAACCTCTGGTATGGTGTGCGGGGTGCAGCTCCGTTTGGAACATGTCCGCAGGATGTCACTTATGAGACGAATGCAGTGTGCGCGAACCCCAAACTTGTTGCGGAGACGGATTACGACAACATCAATCCGGCACTGACTGCAAGTAGTCCCGCAATCGGAGCAGGTATACCGATCACTGGGATGGCTACAGACTTTGCCGATGCATCACGTCCTGTTTCGAATCCTTCCATCGGTGCATTTGAGTATGGATCCGGAACCGGAGGCACCACTACTGCGCCAACCTCCCAGCCCGCGACAGTAACATTATCCGTACCGTCGAGCACTGTTACTGCGGGACAGCCGGTAACGCTTTCGGCCACGCTGGCTGTGAGCGGCAGTGTGGTGCCGACCGGAACGGTCTCGTTCATGAATGGATCGACATCGCTTGGTACGGCCACTTTGAGTAATTCCGGCACAGCCACCTTGTCACTTTCATCTCTTGCTGCCGGAAACTACACAGTGACCGCCGTATATTCCGGCGACTCACACTACGGTGCAGGAACGTCGAACGCCGTAGCCGTTACTGTGAGCGGTACCAGCAGCACTACACCTCCACCGGTAACAGGCACGCCGCCCCCTGTAACAGGCACACCGCCACCGGTGACAAGTACACCTCCACCCGTAACGAGCTCGCCACCTCCGGTGACGGGCTCGTCCCCGGGGACGGCAGCAATCACGATCAGCCAGCCGAACTACGGGTTCAATGTGATCCCGGGTTCGACTCGGCGGGTCTTTGCTACGGCAACCAATGCAACCTCAAGCCAAATTACCTGGTCTGTTAAATCAGGCTCGGCGCAGATCTCTTCGACGACTGGACCATGGGTTGATGTGACTGCACCGGCAACGGGGTCTTCGTGTTCTTACACGGGGACCAGCGCGCAGTATGGCGTAAGCTCGTCGACCCAATTCACCATAGAAGCGGCCTTGGCTGAGAGTGGTGCCAAGGTCGCGACTGCCACTTTTAATGTTTGCAATCCGACCGTTGAAGTCTCTGTTGTTCCGTTCTATCGCGCGCTCTATGCCAACCAGCCTGCCGATGTACAGAGCCTTGTACTTGGTGCCGTCAATCAGAATGTACATTGGGCAATTACATCGCAGCCCAAGGGAGGTGACGGAAAATTAACCGATTCCGCCTCTCGCGACACCCTCTTTGTTGGAACTGTTCCAGGACGTTATGAGCTTACCGCAACAAGCGTAGCGAACACAGGAAAGAGCGCGACCGCAATTCTCTATGTTACCGGCCACAAGATGCCGTATCGCGTTACACCAAATCTGACCGAGCCTGTTGATTGCTCGGTAGATCCATCCATGCAGGGTGCAGTCTACGAGGTGGGGCCATCGCAGACATTCAAGACTCTGGCGTCGGTGCCTTTCCCGACGATGCTTCCCGGGTCGACAGTTCGGTTACACAATGAAGATAAAACTGGGTTGAATCCAACCACCTATCACGAGTATGTCGAGATATCGCAGCCTGCTACGGCAGAGCAGCCCTTCCGCCTGTGCGGTGTGCCCGATGCTTCAGGCCACCTGCCAATTATCGACGGAACAAAGGCTACCGGGCGTCCTGATACAAGTACGGACATCGCAGGTTATGGCCTTCTGACTCTTCATAACTCCGATGCCTTTGCCTACTGGCCAAAGTTTATAGCTGCACAATACATCGTTGTTGAAGGAATTCAGTTCCGCGATGCAAACCCCGTAACCAGCTACACCGCTCCGACAGGTTCTTCTCATGCCTGGCAGAGCTCTGCGGCATGCATTCATATCAGCGAGGCGCAGAACGTAACATTTGTTGGAAACGACATCGGAAGCTGCGGCAACGGCGTTCTGAGCGACTTCAACAGCAACGCCGGCTGGGGAGCATCCGATGTGAATGTGCTTTGGGAGGGCAACAATATCCATAACAACGGAATTGCCGGCTCGAACCAGGATCATCAGATGTACCTACAATCGTGGAACAATATTGTGCAGTTCAATCGCATCGACAACTACACTAAGGGAGCTCTAGGCGCCAACATCAAGTCGCGCGGCCTGAACGACATCATCCGTTATAACTACCTCGGTGACGGCACACAGCGAGAGATGGATCTGGTCGATGTCAAGGATGCTCCAGCCTACATGTCTTTTACAGGATTTCTAAGTGGCGGAACTAACTCCTTCCACGCGCTGTATAGCAAGGACAGCTATCCTGCCGACCGCATTGCAGCCGAGCAGGAGGCTTGGAACTCGCACTTTGTCTACGGAAATATCTATCAGAACAGCACCTCCGCGGCACCAATTCACTTCTCGATGGATACTGCTGGCGGCGAGCTTGCACGAAAAGGTTCGCTCTACTGGTACAACAACACCTTCTACCAGAAAGCCTGCACGACATGTTCTTCTGTCTGGACCTTGTTCGATACCACGGGAGGAAACGGTACTTACTTTCCTCAGGCCCAGTTTCAGACCGTTCAAGCCTATAACAACGTTATATGGATGGACAGTGTCGCCAAGCCTTACTTCGAGTGGAATAACTACTCTGCATTTATTGGAGTTGGTGGCGGTAACCTTCTGACCTCGAATTGGGGAAGCGATCTTACGACGGGAGGCACTGGCACTGGCTGGAGCGTGGATTCGAGTGCCGTTGCTTACCAGGGAAGTCTGCCTCTGGATAACCACCTGACCGGCTTCGACAAGAACGACATCAAAACTTCCGGATCAATACCGTTTGACCGCACCTCATGGACCCTCGGCACCGCCATTACCGCTGTGCAGAGCGTTCCATCCGCGGTCTGCGAGATGCCGACGCGGTTTGCCTATCTCCCCAATCTGGGCTACGCCGTTCCTCGAACAGCGACCCCAAATGTGGGCGCAACCGATACCATCGCCGAAACCGCAGAGCTTATCAACCAGGCAGCCGGAAGCGGCAGATACAACACGCGCTACTCGAACTGCCACTAGACGCATCGAGCCGCATCTCCCATAAGCCCTGGAGCAGCCATGGAACTGGCTTGTATCCGGGGGCTTTTGGCTTAACGCCGGTGCGAACCGCTGCAATCAACTCTGCGACGAGCCTGCTTCTGCCATCACACCCGCGCTTCATGGCAATGTTTCGGTAGACTCATAAGGTACGTTTGCTTCGAGGGTACTTATTCATGAAATTTCGGTTTATTGCTTTCGTCGTCTGCCTGTCTCTGACGACCGTTGCGGCCCAGGCCCAGTTCGGCCTCTATCTCAACCCCCTTGCCACTCGAGTCAGTAACTCGCAGGCCGATACAGGCCCCTTTGCTTTCCTTGGAGCAAACACCACCTCCAGGATGTTCTACGGTGTGGATATGGGAGGCTACTACAACTTCTATAAGCAGGGTAAAAATGAGGTCGGCGTGGATGTCCGCGACTCCATCGTGCACGGCAACAATGCATCGCTGAACAGTTTCATGCTGGGGCTTCGGGTCGCGACCCAGCCTTTCAAGAACCCATTGAAGCCATATATCCAAGCCTCGGTCGGTCTCGGCACGACCCGTCCACCTACCAGCACCGTGCGCATCAATCGTGCTCAGTATGGAGTCTTCGGCGGAGCAGATTACCCACTCAACCGGCACGTAGATTTCCGTGTCGTCGAAGTAGGCTTCAACTCTCTTCAGACTGCCAGCAGCTCGACCATTGGTGGCACCGGAAGTATCCCAGCTTCCAGGCTGCTTAGCTTCAGCACCGGTTTTGTCTTTCGCTTCCGCTAGCCGTCTTCAGTAGTCTTCCTATCGCTTCGCGCCGTGGACCGGGCCTTATCAACCGATAAGGCCCAGTTCCTTTTCTGCGTCCTTCGCTGTCTGCGTATTTGGAGCCAGGGCAGCGGCCTTCTTCAGATGAAGCTCGGCGTTCGTCTTGTCAGAGAGCTTGCTGTAGATCATCCCCAGGTGATATTGGATCGATGCGCTGTCGGGGGAGGTCTTGACCGTATCTTCCAGCACATCGCGGGCTGAATCGTAGTTCCCCTTCTGGTAGTAGACCCACGCCAGCGTGTCGGCAGCATCGGGTGAATTAGGCATCTGGCGGCGTGCCGTCTGTGCCAGCGACAGGGCGACGTCCAGATTGCCGCCCGTCTCCGTCATCAGGTAGGCGAGGTTGTTCGAGGCGACTGCTTGATCAGGTTCGATCGACAGCGCTTTCTTGTACGAATCGGTAGCACCGCTGCGATCGCCCTGTGCCTCCTGCAACGAACCCAGCACGGTGAACGCCTGAGCATCGTTGGGATGGTCCTTCGTCCACTGCTGCCAAGTGGCAATCGCCTTCGGTGTATCGCCGACACCAACCTGCGCACGAGCATAGGCCATCACGGCAGACTGGTCCTTCGGATTGATCTGCATTGCCTTCTGCGCCGAGGCGAGCGATCCATTGGCATCTCCCGACTGCATCTGCAGCCCTGCCAGCAGGTCATACATCTCGCTGTTTTGCGGAGACTTGGCGATCTGTTCCTGTACCCGGCTCAGCGCCTTTGCGGGCTGCTTCTGATAGATGTAGGTGGAGGCCAGCAGGCTCAGGGCTCGTGCCGAGTTGGGGTTGTTCTGCAGCGACTGCTCCAGCAGGCTCTGTGCTTCAGGAACCTTCTTCTGGATCAGGCGAAGCTGGGCCAGCTCCAGATATGCTCCCGCGTTCTTCGGATCAAGCTTGATGGCCTGGTTGAAGTCAGCCTCAGCCTTGTCCCATAGCTTCTGGCTTCCCTCGGCCATACCGCGCCACAGGTAGGGAATCGCCGACTGCGGTGCAATGGCGATGCTCGCCTCGGCCACCTGTGCCAGCGTCGTATAGTCATGGAGCTGCAACGAAACCTGCGCCAGGCCGCTCTGCGCTTCCAGGCTCTTCGGATTGATGCGCGATGCATCGCGGAAGCTCTGCTGCGCTGTATTGGTGTCGCCCTTTGCAAGTGCCGCACGGCCCAGCCAGAGCTTGACCTGCAGGTTCTCCGGATTGGCCTTGGCCGCCTTCTGCAACACGCCGAACGCCTCGTCCGTCTTATTGTCGTTGAGGAGGAGCATGCTCTTTAGAACAGCTACCTCGGGAAGATTGCTGTCCGTCTTGTTCAGCTCGTCGGAGATCTCACGCACCTTCGGAATGTCGCCCTTGCGCAGCAGAATCTGCGCATAGACGAGCTTCAGCGGAGCGCTCTTCGGATGCTTCGATACCAGGTCGGCATACGCGGCATTTGCTTTGTCGAGTTGACCGGTGCGCAAGTAGTAGGAAGCCAGCAGATCGGCGCCCGTACCCGTATCGTTCAGGTCCTCGGTCGCCTGATGCAATGTCGCCTCTGCATTTCCCGTATCGTTCCGGCGGATATAGAAGTTGGCGAGGCTCGCGCGCGCGATGATGTTCTTCGGATCGGCGGCGATGGCATTCTTCAGCTCGGTCTCAGCTCCTGCCAGATCGTTCTTCTTTTCGAGCAGCGCCGCCAGCACCAGGTGCGCCGTCACATTCTTGCCGTCAAGCGAGACGGCCTTGCGAAGCTCGCCTTCAGCAGCAGTGCCGCTGGTCGGATCAGAGCTTTCGAGCAATCCGAGCGAGGCATGGAAGCCCGCACGGTTTGGATCGAGAGCAAGCGCCTGGTTGATCTGCTTGAGAGCCTCGGCCCGGTCGCCCTTCGTCGCCGCAATGCTTGAGAGCAGAGCGTAGGCATCGGCATTTTTGCTGTCGAGTGCGAGAACCGCATTGGCCTGGTCGGCGGCCTTGTCCGGCTGATGACCAGCGAGCAACAGATTGCCCAGGTCAATGCGTGCCTTCAGGTTGTTCGGCTGCAGATCGACGGTACGCATCAGCTCGGCATAGCCCTGCATCATCGCACCCTGCTTCAGGTAGACCTTCGACAGCTCATAGTGCGCGTCGCCGAAGTTGTGGTCCACCTTCAACGCATTCGAGAACTGGATTGCGGCTTCCTTTAGCTTGCCCTGGTCTTCATAGCGCTTTCCGCTGTCCAGATACCGATGCTTCAGCTTATTGGGGTCGCGTTTGCAGCCCATATTGAGGCTCAGTGTTACGGCCAGACCCAAAACCACGAAAACCCGATATCTTGCCGGAGTCAGTAATCTCTTCATTGCGCTTTCCTCGATCCTTGTTCAAAACAAACTTTATCTTGTAGTGCGTGCTATACCTGCCGTCGCATGGTATTGGACCCTTGTTTATACCCTGAGCAATTCTTGTTCCATATCGTCTCTAGTTTGGGATGAATCGGGGCAGCATCGGTGCCATTAAGGCAGTAAAGCGAAGTGCGCGTTTCCGCGCCTCCGCAACCGTCTCTGTCGGCGCAATCTGTGTGATGACGCGTACCAGCGCTCCATCGGTGCGGTTCATGCGGATCGCGTCGGCGACCATGTAAGCCCTGGCGACATACTCATTGGGAATGCTTCTCCCATGCGCCTGGTACCAGTAAATGACAAACTGTCTCGTGTCCCCATTGCTGATCTGGTACTCGCCGACCCTATAGCTTTTACCGTTCACATCCTGCATCGTGATGTAGCGGCGGGAATCGAACGTCCAGCCCGCACCTGGCAGGCAGTTCTGCGGCGAGTGGATGGACTGGCCCGTACGCTGGGTGGGGAAGTAGCCGATAAACAGACCGATCGGAAGATTAGAACCAACCGGCGTTGAATCCTGGCCGATTTGGATGGGCAGCGAGCTGGTGTAGACCCGATTGAGAAAGTCACCCTTTCCCAATATGGCGAGAACATCGTCTGCGATGGGCAGGTCCTGGCCCGTCCATTGGCCGATCGTCTCCGGCATCTGGCTCAAAGGCTGGCTGAACGGTACGCGATCTTTATCCCCACGGCTGTGCAGGATAAGTGCGGTAACGAAGAGGAGAAGGACGACTGTCCAGAACTTCGGCGATTTCATGCTTTTTTCCCAGTCGTCGGTCGAATGAGCTGCATAGTCCGGTGCACCAGGTACAGGCAGCAGAGTGAGATGACGAACATCACCCAACCGGAAAACTCGTGAAAGAACCCAAGCGCCTTGTCCGGGTCCCAGTATTGAACGCACAAGCCTGTGCCGACGATGCGGACGACATTGGCGGCGACGGCAATGGGAATGCTGGCCAGCGCCAGAATCGTCCGGCGCGATGTAGTGCGCTCAAGGAAATAGCCGTAAAAGACTGCCAGCGCAAACAGGCTCATCAACGAACGGATGCCGCTGCACGCCTCGGCTACTTCCAGCTTCATCACCGGCAACTGAATGACGTTGCCCTCTTGCAGCACCGGAACACCCAGCATCGGCAGAATGTTGCTCGCAATGTGCGACGCCATAAGCTGCAGCGGAAAGGTAATGTGATTGAAGATAATGGCGGGAATCGGAATGGCGAGGATCAGTACCAAAAGGGGAAACCGCAACTCGCGCAGCATCCGGCTGCCGAAGAACGTCCATATCAGTCCTGCCATCAGGAAAAGGAAGGACATGCGGGTGGTAAACAGCTCTACCCCATAGACGCCGAGAATCAGCAGGATAATCCCGAGTACGATCAGCGAGAACCCGCGCCATGTCGGCTCTACCGGAATGGTACTTAGCTTTGCCCTCTTGTCCCATATCAGGTACCCGGCAAACAGCGGCACCAGGAAACCGTGCGAGTAGTCGGGAATGGTGTACCAGTCGTAAACCAGTTTGGCGGCAATATGGTAGTAGATTGCGACCAGAAGTGCGGCGATGATGGCATAAGGTAGCCAGCCGTATTTCTGTGTCCCGTTCGCGGCGTTCGAGCCGCTTGGCTCGCGGCCTTGCCGGTCCGCGATCAGCTCAGGAGGGTAGGACTCGGCTTGAGTGCTGCCTGTCATTCGTAAGACGTTATACTTCACATATCCCCTGTATGCAATTTGCATGCCGCAGTCATGCGACCGGTTTACCGTCGAAAGGACTCCGATAACCGTCAAAGTGGAAGACGGTCGGACAAATGATAGGAAAAACATTTCCTACAAGTGCTGTCGATTTGCACACCAATGCAGTCGTATTGGTGCCTCGGCGCTCCTTCTCGGAACTATAGACCATAAGCAAATGAGATGGCATGACAACTATCGGCAGAACTGGCAAAAAATTGCAGCTGTTTAATAAAACCTGATAAAACCCTGCCCCGTTCTCCGGTTTGGCATTCCTCGTGCTTGAAAACCGGGTACTAAGCAAAGGATTCCTATGATTGCAGGGTTTACAAAACGAAATCGAGGGTGCATCGATCGGGAGGGTAACCCAACTCGTCTGGTAGTTGATTTAACTCCTCTGGCGCAGAGTTCCCTATTGGGACATGATTGGATGTTCAGGACAAAAAAGCTGCACCAGCAAGCAGATGAGGCAAAATGGGAGAAGCCGGTTAACGGCTCGAATAGGGGGAGTTACCTGATGAAGTGGTCTCTTGTTTTGCTCATGGCAATGTCGTCTGCGATGCCTGCTGTTGCGGTAGCCCAGCAAGCGCAATCTCCAGCCGCAGCCACTGCGCAGAATACCGTGTCGGATGCAACGCAGAAGCCATCGACAACGGACTCCAGCGATATTGCCCACTATATTATCGGGCCCGAAGACTCCCTTCAGATCACGGTCTGGAAGGAGCCCACGCTCTCCGGCACAGTTCCCGTGCGCCCCGACGGCAGAATCTCGCTGGTTCTTCTGGGCGACCTGCAGGCTGCTGGCATGACCCCCATGCAACTCGCTGCCGATATCACTCAGCGGCTTAAGAAATACGTTCAGGACCCCATCGTTTCGGTCGTCGTTCTTGCCGTCAACAGCCAGAGGGTCTTCATGATCGGCGAGGTGGGACATGTCGGAGCCATCTCGATGACCGCGGGCATGACCCCCTTGCAGGCCATCGCCGCAGCCGGCGGTCTGTCGCCATTTGCTCACTCCAAACACATCTATATTCTGCGTGGCACCGGAGCTACCCAGAAGAAGATCCCCTACGACTATAAAAAGGCGCTGAAAGGCGACGATAAACAGGGCGTTTCGCTTCAACCTGGCGACACGATTGTGGTCCCATGAGCCGTTCTCTCAAGATTTGTGTTGCTAGCCTGGCGCTCGTTGCTGCCACGGCCTCGGTCGCCTTTGCCCAGGCGGCCCCGGCCAGCACCATGTCGCCGAGTGTCGGTCCGGGGCTTCCCTCGGTCGACGGTATCTTCCACTATTCTCTGAGCGCCTCAGAGCAGTTTCAGTTCGGCGATCTCAATACGGGCGTAGGGTATTCAACCGCCCTGTCCGGTTCGGCTTCCTATAATTCGAGAAGCGTCGCCCATCCGTTCGGGATGCTCTACGCAGGCGGTCTTCTATTAGGAAATCTCTACAAAAATAGTCTGACGCCTTACCAGAACTTCGCCATCTCGCAGGGGCTAGTGAAGGGAGCATGGAACTTTGGCGTGTCCGATTCTGTGAGCTATCTGCCCGAGTCCCCGACCACCGGCCTCTCCGGAATTCCCGGTGTCGGCGATCTCGGCTCGCAACCGACTTCTGGCCCCTCAAGCGGCCCTGCCGGTGGAATTCTGACTGCTAATGCTACGAACGTCAGCAATGCCCTGACCGGCGATGTCGAACGCCGCCTCAGCGGCCGCACCTCGGTAAGCGGAAGCGCCACATGGTCGATCCTCCGCTTTCCCAACAGCAATGGCCTCGACAACTCGCAGGTTATGGGTGAGGTTGGGCTGAATCACCGTCTCGACGTGCGCGACACGATCAGTGGCAATGTAAGCTACTCCACCCTGAGCTACGGTTCAGGAATCAATCTGTCGATCCAGACGCGTGGCATCAACGGCGTATTCCAGCGCGTTCTAAGCCGCAGTCTCTCGATGAGCGCCTCCGCAGGCCCCTTGTGGATTAGCAGCTCCAACAGCGCTGTGGTGCCTTCGAACCTTACCGTGGCTACCGATCTCAGTCTCAACTATTCCCGTCGCGAGGTAACAGGCGGCCTCAATTACACCCGTGGCGTCCAGGGCGGCTCAGGCGTTCAGGCTGGCACTCTGGCCGATAGTGTCTCGGCTTCGATCGGCCGGACTTATGGACGCGATTGGATGACTTCGGTCAGCGCAAACTATACTCATTCCTCAGGTCTGGTGCAGACTGGAGCTGCTGCCGGCACCAATCTTAACTTTCTCTACTTTGGTGGAACCTCCAATATGACCTACGGTGGTGCCCAGGTATCGCGCAGATTGTCGGATTCTCTCTCTGCATTCGCCAGCTATAACGTTCAACATCAATCCATTGACAGCTCGCTGGCTTTACAGAATGCCTTCAGCGGTCTTACGCAGACGTTTGGCGTCGGGATTACCTTCTCTCCCCGCTCCACCCGCCTCGGTCAGTTTTAAGGAGTTATCATGCTTGGCCATCGCGCACTCAGTCTGGAAGACTATACCGCCATCCTCAAGCGCAGGTGGTGGATCATCGTCATCCCGGCGCTTATCCTCCCCATCTTTACCTACGGGATCAGCCATCTCGTCCAGCCCCGCTACGTCTCGCAGACGCTCGTCCTGGTTGAGCAGCAGAAGGTTCCCGACAGCTACGTCAAGCCGGTCGTTACCGAAGATCTCAGCGCCCGCCTCGCCTCGATGAAGGAGCAGATCCTCAGTCGCTCCCGCATCCAACCCATCATCGAGCGCTTCAACCTGTACGGCACCAGCAAGATGTCGATGGACGACCGCATCGATGCCGTCCGCAAGAACATCGATATCAAGCCGATCCAATCGGCGGGTTCGTCGGGGATGCCAGGTTTTTATATCTCCTATCAGGCGAGTGATGCCCGTACGGCCCAGCTCGTCTGCGGCGAGATCACCTCGCTCTTCGTCAGCGAAAATCTCAGCGATCGTACTGCTTCCGCCGAGGGCACCACCGCCTTCCTCCAGGCTCAGCTCGCTGACGCCAAGAGCAAACTCGACGACCAGGATTCCAAGCTGGCGCGCTTTCAGGAGCAGTACGCCGGCAGACTTCCGGGTGAAGAGGCGACCAACATGAATATGTTGACCACCCTCAACACCCAGTTGGATGCGGCCACCCAGGCGCTCGCGCGTCTGGAGCAGGACAAGAGCTACGAGGAGGCGATGCTGGCACAGCAGACCGCAGCTCAAAGCTCAAGCGTTAGCGGTGCTGTAGCCCCGCAGGCGCAGCAGACTGAACTGGATTCGCTTCTCAGCCAGGAAGCCGACCTGACGGCCCGCTACACCGACGACTATCCCGATGTGGTTACGGTTCGACGCAAGATCAAGGAGCTTCGCGCCCAGATGGCCAAAGCTCCCGAGCCTGCGAAGCCGTCGTCGATCTCCACTCCCAGCACCCACGATTCTCTGAGCGTGCAACAGCTTCGTGCTCAACTTCGCGCCGTCGAGCAGGGAATTATTCAG
It encodes the following:
- a CDS encoding exosortase C-terminal domain/associated protein EpsI encodes the protein MKSPKFWTVVLLLFVTALILHSRGDKDRVPFSQPLSQMPETIGQWTGQDLPIADDVLAILGKGDFLNRVYTSSLPIQIGQDSTPVGSNLPIGLFIGYFPTQRTGQSIHSPQNCLPGAGWTFDSRRYITMQDVNGKSYRVGEYQISNGDTRQFVIYWYQAHGRSIPNEYVARAYMVADAIRMNRTDGALVRVITQIAPTETVAEARKRALRFTALMAPMLPRFIPN
- a CDS encoding tetratricopeptide repeat protein; amino-acid sequence: MKRLLTPARYRVFVVLGLAVTLSLNMGCKRDPNKLKHRYLDSGKRYEDQGKLKEAAIQFSNALKVDHNFGDAHYELSKVYLKQGAMMQGYAELMRTVDLQPNNLKARIDLGNLLLAGHQPDKAADQANAVLALDSKNADAYALLSSIAATKGDRAEALKQINQALALDPNRAGFHASLGLLESSDPTSGTAAEGELRKAVSLDGKNVTAHLVLAALLEKKNDLAGAETELKNAIAADPKNIIARASLANFYIRRNDTGNAEATLHQATEDLNDTGTGADLLASYYLRTGQLDKANAAYADLVSKHPKSAPLKLVYAQILLRKGDIPKVREISDELNKTDSNLPEVAVLKSMLLLNDNKTDEAFGVLQKAAKANPENLQVKLWLGRAALAKGDTNTAQQSFRDASRINPKSLEAQSGLAQVSLQLHDYTTLAQVAEASIAIAPQSAIPYLWRGMAEGSQKLWDKAEADFNQAIKLDPKNAGAYLELAQLRLIQKKVPEAQSLLEQSLQNNPNSARALSLLASTYIYQKQPAKALSRVQEQIAKSPQNSEMYDLLAGLQMQSGDANGSLASAQKAMQINPKDQSAVMAYARAQVGVGDTPKAIATWQQWTKDHPNDAQAFTVLGSLQEAQGDRSGATDSYKKALSIEPDQAVASNNLAYLMTETGGNLDVALSLAQTARRQMPNSPDAADTLAWVYYQKGNYDSARDVLEDTVKTSPDSASIQYHLGMIYSKLSDKTNAELHLKKAAALAPNTQTAKDAEKELGLIG
- a CDS encoding Ig-like domain-containing protein produces the protein MGGTGFLPADQVCSNGVNNYVKHGLMLSYLTGQGPSNSTVSDLSIHGLSNEAVSGGKMNQSASDVMNLSDIYIYGNGGAGFDSDAGNCGNSCESVGTVNINHWIVNWNGCVEVKPNGGTIGGNGYTDCTDQSHSGYGDGFTMIAEGNSTWNVSDISVNWNTQDGFDGLHMGDDPTTNPVVNITRLSAQGNMGQQLKTGGSIKLTNSWFNGNCRRLSTPFAPNPNGYNAQLGDFCRAGPISIAIQLLDGRSSTIENNTSVGYSQTMWAFLCVEGQTCSTATQVVFLNNLNFGINDPDSGDNPVPAGMYFGESPFAVTDPFANQGSSISHNLWYGVRGAAPFGTCPQDVTYETNAVCANPKLVAETDYDNINPALTASSPAIGAGIPITGMATDFADASRPVSNPSIGAFEYGSGTGGTTTAPTSQPATVTLSVPSSTVTAGQPVTLSATLAVSGSVVPTGTVSFMNGSTSLGTATLSNSGTATLSLSSLAAGNYTVTAVYSGDSHYGAGTSNAVAVTVSGTSSTTPPPVTGTPPPVTGTPPPVTSTPPPVTSSPPPVTGSSPGTAAITISQPNYGFNVIPGSTRRVFATATNATSSQITWSVKSGSAQISSTTGPWVDVTAPATGSSCSYTGTSAQYGVSSSTQFTIEAALAESGAKVATATFNVCNPTVEVSVVPFYRALYANQPADVQSLVLGAVNQNVHWAITSQPKGGDGKLTDSASRDTLFVGTVPGRYELTATSVANTGKSATAILYVTGHKMPYRVTPNLTEPVDCSVDPSMQGAVYEVGPSQTFKTLASVPFPTMLPGSTVRLHNEDKTGLNPTTYHEYVEISQPATAEQPFRLCGVPDASGHLPIIDGTKATGRPDTSTDIAGYGLLTLHNSDAFAYWPKFIAAQYIVVEGIQFRDANPVTSYTAPTGSSHAWQSSAACIHISEAQNVTFVGNDIGSCGNGVLSDFNSNAGWGASDVNVLWEGNNIHNNGIAGSNQDHQMYLQSWNNIVQFNRIDNYTKGALGANIKSRGLNDIIRYNYLGDGTQREMDLVDVKDAPAYMSFTGFLSGGTNSFHALYSKDSYPADRIAAEQEAWNSHFVYGNIYQNSTSAAPIHFSMDTAGGELARKGSLYWYNNTFYQKACTTCSSVWTLFDTTGGNGTYFPQAQFQTVQAYNNVIWMDSVAKPYFEWNNYSAFIGVGGGNLLTSNWGSDLTTGGTGTGWSVDSSAVAYQGSLPLDNHLTGFDKNDIKTSGSIPFDRTSWTLGTAITAVQSVPSAVCEMPTRFAYLPNLGYAVPRTATPNVGATDTIAETAELINQAAGSGRYNTRYSNCH